In a genomic window of Streptomyces sp. NBC_01231:
- a CDS encoding alpha/beta hydrolase gives MTQTTQTTHTLTLDQGTLDVSVDLQGQRGRPFLLLHGGGGPQTVTPFAGLLAEQRPARVFTPVHPGFGGTTRPDWLTDVTTLAQAYAHLLDALDLRDVAVVGNSIGGWIAAELAVLGSDRISSVTLVNAVGIDVPGHPIADTFSLTPVELSRLSFHDPSKFRFDPSALTEAQRAVMATNRAALQVYSGPHAMADPALAERLAKIAHPTLVAWGASDRIVDADYGRAYAQAVPDAEFRLLEGTGHMPQSETPEQLLPVVWDFTETHAGARPRP, from the coding sequence ATGACCCAGACCACCCAGACCACCCACACCCTCACGCTCGACCAGGGCACCCTCGACGTCTCCGTCGACCTCCAGGGACAGCGGGGGCGCCCCTTCCTGCTCCTGCACGGAGGCGGCGGCCCGCAGACCGTCACCCCGTTCGCCGGTCTCCTGGCCGAACAGCGGCCGGCCCGGGTGTTCACCCCCGTCCACCCCGGCTTCGGCGGCACGACGCGCCCCGACTGGCTGACCGACGTCACGACCCTGGCCCAGGCCTACGCACACCTGCTGGACGCACTCGACCTGCGGGACGTCGCCGTCGTCGGCAACTCGATCGGTGGCTGGATCGCCGCCGAACTGGCAGTCCTGGGCAGCGACCGGATCAGCAGCGTCACCCTTGTCAACGCGGTCGGCATCGACGTCCCCGGCCACCCGATAGCCGACACCTTCTCCCTGACACCCGTCGAGCTGTCCCGCCTCTCCTTCCACGACCCGTCGAAGTTCCGCTTCGACCCCAGCGCGCTGACCGAGGCGCAGCGAGCGGTCATGGCCACCAACCGTGCCGCCCTACAGGTCTATTCGGGCCCCCATGCGATGGCCGACCCCGCCCTTGCCGAGCGCCTCGCCAAGATCGCCCACCCGACCCTGGTCGCCTGGGGCGCGAGCGACCGGATCGTGGACGCCGACTACGGACGCGCGTACGCGCAGGCCGTCCCCGACGCGGAGTTCCGCCTGCTGGAGGGTACCGGCCACATGCCCCAGTCCGAGACGCCCGAGCAACTCCTCCCGGTGGTCTGGGACTTCACCGAAACCCACGCCGGCGCCCGGCCGCGGCCCTGA